From one Pedobacter faecalis genomic stretch:
- a CDS encoding DUF6438 domain-containing protein, producing the protein MPQYKIFFCLFLLFAQLAFGQTRNIDSISSDADVETLMHSFGRFYQNFQIKAIAEFKEQMGDSVSCKCVADSLNITKAYYKADFDNNGLTDMLVTGGSGDVRIFIVMNLGNDSLKLHGMPRRSYGKCVFARIVNGNQIEYYDYKFRQGLIIEGSGTLTKTTLVYKSGAFIELNEHPKRYNIEKIEFDESSPWLNPVFKLVITKKRRATFDAKYHNIGKRSLKIEDGEYMGQIDKGSYNALINLLNYIDFPILEDSYWVNWTDDPTSTLRITYNNGQVKEIEDYGMVGTCGLREVYRQIGDLRFSQKWRKQ; encoded by the coding sequence ATGCCGCAGTATAAAATATTTTTCTGTCTGTTCCTGTTGTTTGCTCAACTTGCTTTTGGCCAAACCCGAAATATCGACAGTATCAGTTCAGATGCTGATGTCGAAACGCTTATGCATTCGTTTGGTCGTTTCTATCAGAATTTTCAAATAAAAGCTATCGCTGAGTTTAAAGAGCAAATGGGTGATTCCGTTTCCTGTAAATGCGTTGCGGATTCATTAAACATCACGAAAGCGTATTATAAGGCAGACTTTGATAACAATGGTCTTACAGACATGCTGGTTACTGGTGGTTCAGGAGATGTGAGGATTTTTATCGTGATGAATTTGGGGAATGACTCTCTGAAATTGCATGGCATGCCGCGTCGTTCTTATGGGAAATGTGTATTCGCAAGGATAGTGAATGGCAATCAGATTGAATACTACGATTACAAATTCAGACAAGGCTTAATTATTGAGGGAAGCGGGACACTTACCAAGACGACTTTAGTTTACAAAAGCGGAGCTTTTATAGAACTCAATGAACATCCGAAGCGGTACAACATTGAGAAAATCGAATTCGATGAATCTTCCCCGTGGTTAAATCCTGTGTTCAAGCTTGTAATAACTAAAAAACGAAGAGCAACTTTTGATGCGAAGTACCATAATATCGGAAAACGGAGTTTGAAAATCGAAGATGGGGAATATATGGGGCAAATTGATAAGGGATCTTATAATGCGCTCATCAACTTGCTGAATTATATCGACTTTCCCATTCTGGAAGACAGTTATTGGGTGAACTGGACCGACGATCCAACTTCCACACTAAGAATTACCTATAACAATGGGCAGGTAAAAGAAATTGAAGATTATGGGATGGTCGGAACTTGTGGACTGCGTGAAGTCTACCGGCAAATAGGAGATTTGAGATTTAGCCAAAAATGGAGGAAACAGTAA
- a CDS encoding uroporphyrinogen-III synthase — protein MQEKTEDRLRKVKSILVTLPKPETEKSPYFDLAKKYNLKIDFRSFIHVEGVPAKEFRKEKITLGDYSAVVFTSRNAVDHFFRICEEMRHDVPADLKYFCISESTALYLQKYIQYRKRKIFFGKQTAADLAEVLKKHSGEKFLYPCSDVATEDTMNFLQKNGYDVTPAVLFRTVVSDLSDLAEVFYDVIAFFSPSSIQSLFTNFPEFKQNNTRLAAFGSNTHKAVVDAGLIVDIAAPAPEAPSMIMAIENYIKKSNK, from the coding sequence ATGCAAGAAAAGACAGAAGATAGGTTGCGCAAAGTGAAGAGCATTCTGGTGACGTTGCCTAAACCCGAAACGGAAAAATCCCCTTATTTTGATTTGGCAAAGAAATACAATCTGAAGATTGATTTCAGATCATTTATTCACGTGGAGGGCGTTCCGGCGAAGGAGTTCCGGAAAGAGAAGATCACCCTGGGTGATTATAGTGCGGTTGTATTTACCAGCAGGAATGCAGTGGATCATTTCTTCAGAATCTGCGAGGAGATGCGTCATGATGTGCCGGCAGATTTGAAATACTTCTGTATTTCCGAATCGACGGCGTTATATCTACAGAAATACATCCAGTACCGTAAACGTAAGATTTTCTTCGGGAAGCAGACAGCTGCCGATCTTGCCGAGGTGTTGAAAAAGCATTCGGGAGAGAAATTTCTGTATCCCTGCTCCGACGTGGCGACGGAAGATACCATGAACTTTTTGCAGAAGAATGGTTATGATGTTACACCGGCGGTTTTGTTCAGGACCGTTGTGTCTGATCTTTCAGATCTGGCAGAGGTGTTTTATGATGTGATCGCTTTCTTCAGCCCTTCGAGCATCCAGTCGCTCTTTACCAATTTCCCGGAATTTAAGCAAAATAATACCAGGCTTGCCGCTTTTGGATCTAATACACACAAGGCTGTAGTAGATGCCGGGCTGATCGTAGACATCGCTGCGCCTGCCCCTGAAGCGCCCTCAATGATTATGGCTATCGAGAATTACATCAAAAAGTCTAACAAGTAA
- a CDS encoding FMN-binding negative transcriptional regulator — translation MYVAKLNQISDQEEIVSFMKRFTFATIISAIGQVPQATHLPFTVVYKDGIITLHAHFAKANPQWKNIEDQKVLVVFAEPHAYISPKHYDKFESVPTWNYYAVHAYGDCVLVQDRAEALRSLEDMIMIYEAEYKSHWDSLSDSFKDKMLNGIVAFSVKVTEIQASQKMSQNKTVEEQKRIIDTLQASDLSSEKAMGEYMALNLEKKIGS, via the coding sequence ATGTATGTAGCCAAACTCAATCAGATATCAGATCAGGAAGAAATCGTGTCGTTCATGAAGCGCTTTACCTTCGCGACAATCATTTCTGCCATTGGTCAGGTCCCGCAGGCTACGCACCTCCCTTTTACTGTTGTGTACAAGGATGGGATTATTACATTACACGCTCACTTCGCCAAGGCCAACCCGCAGTGGAAGAATATCGAAGATCAAAAGGTACTCGTGGTTTTTGCTGAGCCGCATGCTTACATATCACCGAAGCATTACGATAAGTTTGAAAGTGTTCCAACCTGGAATTATTATGCTGTACACGCTTATGGCGATTGCGTTCTGGTGCAGGATCGTGCTGAAGCACTCCGTTCGTTGGAAGATATGATCATGATCTATGAAGCGGAGTATAAAAGCCATTGGGACTCTTTGTCGGATAGCTTCAAGGATAAAATGTTAAATGGCATCGTGGCATTTAGTGTAAAGGTAACCGAGATTCAGGCCAGCCAAAAGATGAGTCAGAATAAGACCGTTGAAGAACAGAAGCGAATCATTGATACGCTGCAGGCTAGTGATCTAAGCTCGGAAAAGGCGATGGGGGAGTATATGGCATTGAATCTTGAGAAGAAGATAGGGAGCTAA
- the gldL gene encoding gliding motility protein GldL — translation MAAKKKFDWLHVAISWGASVVILGALFKILHIGGKFGDYAIGIGLGVEALLFFLTGFRQPEPEPAWERVYPELGDDFSGELPKASVRQPQTAGFSSTAALDKMLSDAKVGPELIESLGTGLRTFSDKVAAISNVADVSMATTELTGKIKGASSSFDNLNQAFAKATSQLVEMGESGSGAAAYHEQVNALAKNLSALNAVYELELQDSSAHLKSMNKFYQNLSLTMNNFNESMEDSKQFKEEVGKLAKNLASLNAVYGNMLSAMNQTRV, via the coding sequence ATGGCTGCAAAGAAAAAATTTGATTGGTTACATGTGGCAATTTCATGGGGCGCCAGTGTGGTTATCCTGGGTGCTTTATTTAAGATTCTGCACATCGGTGGGAAGTTTGGCGATTATGCCATCGGTATCGGTTTAGGTGTGGAGGCATTGCTGTTTTTCCTGACCGGTTTTAGACAGCCCGAGCCTGAGCCTGCATGGGAACGGGTATATCCGGAACTGGGCGACGACTTTAGCGGTGAATTGCCTAAGGCAAGTGTCCGTCAGCCACAGACTGCCGGGTTCTCTTCTACTGCGGCGCTCGACAAGATGCTGAGCGATGCTAAGGTTGGCCCGGAACTTATTGAAAGCCTGGGTACGGGATTGCGTACGTTTAGCGACAAGGTGGCTGCGATCTCTAATGTGGCCGATGTTTCCATGGCTACTACCGAACTGACCGGCAAGATTAAAGGGGCTTCTTCAAGCTTTGATAACCTGAATCAGGCTTTTGCCAAGGCTACCTCACAACTGGTGGAGATGGGCGAAAGCGGCAGTGGTGCTGCAGCTTATCATGAGCAGGTGAATGCACTGGCTAAGAATCTTTCGGCACTTAACGCGGTTTATGAACTTGAACTTCAGGATTCCAGTGCGCATCTGAAGTCGATGAACAAGTTCTATCAGAATTTGTCGCTCACCATGAATAATTTCAATGAGTCGATGGAAGACTCTAAACAGTTCAAGGAAGAGGTGGGCAAGCTTGCGAAAAATCTGGCTTCGCTGAACGCGGTATATGGCAATATGCTTTCTGCCATGAATCAGACAAGGGTGTAA
- a CDS encoding MFS transporter produces MFRRLAYTYKSSFGGLSRETWLLSMVMMLNRFGTMAVPFMGLYITQSLKRSEVEAGLIITLFGCGSILGTIAGGRLTDLVGFRPVQIFPSIIAGCMFIVFPAVTDFPALCVLTVVISFFADAFRPANFTAIASYAKAGTTTRSYSLNRLATNIGWSIGISIAGIIASFNYKMLFVVEGGVYILVGLSIWLFLPKTQVNRTDRGGAVKEGSGKKPWQDVFYVKFILMTTAFVTCVFIMFRVVPVFFKEQWQLSESVIGVILGLNGLLIAIFEMVLINRLEHRRPSLFYITMGMVFFAFAYLLLSLPVTFYLALALLSITVFTFGEMLVLPFINTMVISRSTPENRGLYSAGYTLSWSVAQVSGPFAGFYIAKHAGYFWLWVGIFFVLLLCAYGYGRLKVRD; encoded by the coding sequence ATGTTCAGGCGACTGGCCTATACCTATAAATCCTCTTTTGGCGGACTAAGCCGGGAGACCTGGCTGTTGAGCATGGTAATGATGCTGAACAGGTTTGGTACGATGGCGGTTCCATTTATGGGCTTGTATATTACACAAAGCTTGAAGCGTTCTGAAGTCGAGGCAGGACTCATCATAACGTTGTTTGGCTGCGGGTCTATCCTCGGAACGATTGCGGGCGGTAGGCTGACCGATCTTGTGGGTTTCAGGCCGGTTCAGATATTCCCTTCGATCATCGCTGGTTGTATGTTTATCGTATTTCCGGCTGTTACAGATTTTCCGGCGCTTTGTGTGTTGACTGTAGTTATCAGTTTTTTTGCAGACGCTTTCCGGCCGGCCAACTTTACCGCAATTGCGAGTTATGCGAAGGCGGGTACTACCACGCGTTCGTATTCTTTAAACAGGCTGGCGACCAACATTGGCTGGTCTATCGGGATTAGTATTGCTGGGATAATTGCGTCTTTTAATTACAAAATGCTCTTTGTGGTGGAGGGAGGTGTATATATTCTTGTTGGCCTTTCCATATGGTTGTTTTTGCCGAAGACCCAGGTGAACCGAACTGATCGTGGCGGGGCGGTGAAAGAAGGCTCTGGTAAGAAACCCTGGCAGGATGTGTTCTACGTGAAGTTTATCCTGATGACTACGGCATTCGTGACCTGTGTGTTCATCATGTTCAGGGTGGTTCCGGTATTCTTTAAGGAGCAGTGGCAGCTAAGCGAGTCGGTGATTGGGGTTATCCTTGGACTGAACGGTTTGCTGATCGCTATTTTTGAGATGGTACTCATTAACAGGCTTGAGCATCGACGACCGTCTTTGTTTTATATTACCATGGGTATGGTGTTCTTTGCATTTGCCTATCTGCTGCTTAGTTTACCCGTGACTTTTTACCTGGCTTTGGCTTTACTTTCCATTACTGTCTTCACTTTTGGGGAGATGCTCGTGCTCCCTTTTATCAATACCATGGTGATAAGCCGCAGCACGCCGGAAAACCGGGGGTTGTACTCTGCCGGCTATACGCTGAGCTGGTCGGTAGCGCAGGTATCAGGTCCTTTTGCAGGTTTCTACATTGCGAAGCATGCCGGTTACTTCTGGTTATGGGTTGGGATATTCTTCGTGCTGCTCTTGTGTGCTTATGGGTATGGCAGGCTGAAGGTTAGGGATTGA
- a CDS encoding DUF4271 domain-containing protein — protein sequence MKLRQVFLLLLMVCTSCFTSLYAQENPEVPADTPANAVLERAERYQRWKAQQAAFLERQRFVTDSIMRHTWLFPDSALDRFIIIDSILKANTVGRSNLINRYKDFDSRAVSRYRLGRPVPKGQLWVPAVVCLLLMLFATLKISFAKQLQTIVQSFFSNRVLNNLHKEDNLFTSWPFLLLFVQFGFTLGMFFYLVSQFYHVGFSGTGFQFYLTISIFIVVLYLLKIVVLRVLGHLFRVQKPVSEYITVLYLSYFNLSLLFIPLVIVFSLSPLKYGPYFIAVSFILLGVIFAFQFLRAGLNILSGYRFSKFYLFLYFCALEICPILILIKAIGL from the coding sequence ATGAAACTGCGGCAGGTTTTCTTGTTATTGCTGATGGTCTGCACTAGTTGCTTTACAAGTCTGTACGCACAGGAAAATCCGGAGGTGCCGGCCGACACTCCGGCTAATGCAGTTTTGGAGAGAGCCGAGCGTTATCAGCGATGGAAGGCTCAGCAGGCTGCTTTTTTGGAACGGCAGCGTTTTGTTACCGACTCTATCATGCGTCATACCTGGCTTTTTCCGGATTCTGCGCTTGATAGGTTTATTATTATAGATAGTATTCTGAAAGCAAATACTGTGGGGCGTTCTAACCTCATCAACCGCTACAAGGATTTCGACTCGAGGGCGGTGAGCAGGTACAGGCTGGGTAGGCCGGTTCCTAAAGGGCAGCTCTGGGTGCCTGCCGTGGTGTGTCTGCTGTTGATGCTGTTTGCTACGCTGAAGATCTCATTCGCTAAGCAACTGCAAACAATTGTTCAGTCTTTTTTTAGCAACCGGGTGCTGAACAACCTGCATAAGGAAGATAACCTGTTTACTTCCTGGCCCTTCTTGCTTTTGTTTGTGCAGTTTGGTTTTACGCTGGGTATGTTCTTTTACCTGGTGTCGCAGTTTTACCATGTGGGTTTTTCAGGTACAGGCTTCCAGTTTTATCTGACCATCTCGATATTTATCGTAGTGCTTTATTTGCTGAAGATCGTTGTGCTGCGGGTACTTGGGCACCTTTTCAGGGTGCAGAAGCCTGTAAGCGAATACATCACAGTGCTTTACCTGAGCTATTTTAACCTTTCGCTTCTGTTTATCCCATTGGTTATTGTCTTCTCGCTATCACCCTTAAAATACGGTCCGTACTTTATTGCCGTGTCATTTATTTTACTGGGCGTAATATTTGCGTTTCAGTTTCTGAGGGCCGGTCTGAACATATTATCTGGGTACCGGTTTTCAAAGTTCTATTTATTTTTGTATTTTTGTGCCCTCGAAATTTGCCCGATTTTAATACTGATCAAGGCAATAGGATTATAA
- a CDS encoding patatin-like phospholipase family protein: MISWLKRKKDEPKPIIGLTLSGGGLRGIAHIGVLKALEEHGIKPDLLSGTSAGAVIGAFYSSGYTPDEMLAIALKTSFFSPYALRLRTSGIFDTGFLVALFKTHMPHNDFASLKIPLYVGVTELVSGKPVYLSKGNLDTALLASTSIPFLFPSVRINEKIYVDGGILDNLPIAPIKNQCTMLIGSHVNSIAHEKPEKLVGRKVLDRVIHLAIGHPVYEKSSQCDIFIDPPEMTRFSMFDKRAVQKIFDHAYEFSSKMLSERAERQ, encoded by the coding sequence ATGATATCCTGGCTTAAACGAAAAAAAGACGAACCGAAACCGATCATCGGGCTTACCCTGTCGGGCGGTGGCCTGCGTGGCATCGCGCATATTGGCGTACTTAAGGCACTGGAAGAACACGGTATTAAACCCGATCTACTCTCGGGAACCAGTGCAGGAGCGGTTATCGGCGCTTTTTATAGTTCAGGCTACACACCCGACGAGATGCTGGCCATTGCGCTGAAAACCAGTTTCTTTTCACCCTATGCCCTTCGCTTGCGTACTTCAGGCATATTTGATACCGGCTTCCTGGTTGCCCTCTTCAAGACACATATGCCTCACAATGACTTCGCGTCACTTAAAATCCCCTTGTACGTAGGCGTAACAGAACTAGTGTCAGGCAAGCCCGTATACTTAAGCAAAGGCAATCTCGACACGGCCCTGCTAGCATCCACCAGCATACCCTTCCTGTTCCCTTCCGTTCGTATCAACGAAAAGATATATGTAGACGGCGGAATACTTGACAATCTGCCCATCGCCCCCATCAAAAACCAATGTACAATGCTCATTGGCAGTCACGTTAACTCCATTGCACACGAAAAACCAGAAAAGCTTGTTGGCCGTAAGGTGCTCGACCGCGTCATCCACCTCGCCATTGGTCACCCCGTATACGAAAAGTCTTCGCAGTGCGATATCTTCATTGACCCGCCCGAAATGACCAGGTTCAGCATGTTCGACAAAAGAGCCGTTCAGAAGATATTCGATCACGCTTATGAATTTAGCAGTAAAATGCTGAGCGAGCGGGCAGAGAGGCAATAG
- a CDS encoding class I SAM-dependent methyltransferase has translation MTEFWEASFKDKQEMWGWEAADSALSAAALFNKNELRKVLIPGFGYGRNAKVFMDRGFEVTGIEISETAIGIAKREFGDSVRICHGSVSAMPFDDELYDGIFCYALLHLLNNEDRIKLISDCYAQLKPGGYMVFVSLSKEDFRYGQGREIGKDTFEMQYGVRLFFYDADSIRAEFGDAGLVDAKEISEPDKATDGRAQQRFWYIVCEKPV, from the coding sequence ATGACAGAATTTTGGGAAGCCAGTTTTAAGGATAAACAGGAAATGTGGGGCTGGGAGGCGGCAGACTCAGCGCTTTCGGCCGCAGCGCTATTTAACAAGAACGAATTAAGAAAGGTACTGATCCCTGGGTTTGGGTATGGTAGGAATGCGAAGGTATTCATGGATAGAGGGTTTGAGGTAACCGGTATTGAGATTTCCGAAACAGCCATCGGTATTGCTAAGCGCGAATTTGGCGACAGCGTAAGGATATGTCATGGATCGGTAAGTGCGATGCCTTTTGATGATGAGTTGTATGATGGGATATTTTGTTATGCCTTGCTTCATTTACTAAATAACGAGGATAGAATAAAGTTAATTTCCGACTGTTATGCGCAATTAAAACCCGGTGGCTACATGGTTTTCGTGTCGCTCTCCAAAGAAGATTTCAGGTACGGACAAGGCAGGGAAATTGGCAAAGATACTTTCGAAATGCAGTATGGCGTTCGTTTATTCTTTTACGATGCTGATTCCATAAGAGCGGAATTTGGTGATGCTGGACTGGTTGATGCAAAGGAGATCAGCGAGCCCGATAAGGCTACAGATGGAAGAGCTCAGCAGAGGTTTTGGTATATCGTGTGTGAAAAGCCTGTGTAA
- a CDS encoding SUMF1/EgtB/PvdO family nonheme iron enzyme yields MRNIYLLGFFIVTGLLASCGRGGQGELVGVYNKKFRNNRVPLGMVYIPPGRTLIGISDEDINNTQSSPSRMTSFSAFFMDQTEITNAEYRQFVNWVRDSIAITTLGPQKAPDLFKPQAVDANGAAIPGASQNIDWRKVGNGSRLWSNKSGGYGSQLGDMYYSGADAIPGRNEIDIRKLRYAYSYVSSDLAVEGRNDPNKRRQDFIVTYTDLPDPNNPNHHPSVPVYPDTMVWRADYTYSQNDPMVKTYFNHPSYDDYPVVGVTWEQASAFCVWRTRFYESVAVARRQPLNARPEYQLPSDAQFEYAARGGNVKTKYPWGGPYVRNTKGCMQANFKVGRGNYSDDGGLYTVNVKSYFPNDYGLYNMAGNVAEWTITAYNQSAAPMLLDFNPNYTYSAKAGDSKYMKRKVVRGGSWKDIGFFLQNAVGTYEYQDQARSYIGFRCISAYPGTDITYRN; encoded by the coding sequence ATGAGAAATATATACTTGCTGGGGTTTTTTATTGTGACCGGTTTACTTGCCAGTTGCGGACGCGGCGGACAGGGCGAACTCGTGGGGGTTTACAATAAAAAGTTCAGGAATAACCGTGTACCTTTAGGGATGGTTTACATACCTCCGGGGCGTACGCTGATCGGGATATCCGATGAGGACATCAATAACACGCAGAGCTCTCCGAGCCGGATGACTTCTTTCAGTGCTTTTTTCATGGATCAAACCGAGATCACTAATGCGGAATACAGGCAGTTTGTGAACTGGGTGCGGGACTCTATAGCAATTACTACACTGGGCCCGCAGAAGGCGCCAGATCTTTTTAAGCCGCAGGCTGTGGATGCAAATGGCGCGGCGATTCCGGGTGCTTCCCAGAATATAGACTGGCGGAAAGTGGGCAACGGCTCACGCTTGTGGAGCAACAAATCAGGTGGCTATGGCAGCCAGCTTGGCGATATGTATTACAGCGGTGCGGATGCGATTCCCGGAAGAAATGAAATAGACATCAGAAAGCTTCGTTACGCTTACAGCTATGTGAGTTCCGACCTTGCGGTTGAGGGGCGCAATGATCCGAACAAACGCAGACAGGACTTCATCGTCACCTACACTGATCTGCCTGATCCGAACAATCCGAACCATCATCCTTCTGTTCCGGTGTACCCGGATACCATGGTGTGGAGGGCAGATTATACCTACTCGCAGAACGATCCGATGGTGAAGACGTATTTCAATCACCCATCTTATGACGACTATCCGGTAGTGGGGGTAACCTGGGAACAGGCTTCAGCGTTCTGTGTATGGAGGACCCGCTTTTATGAATCGGTAGCCGTGGCAAGAAGACAGCCCTTGAACGCCCGTCCGGAATATCAGCTGCCTAGCGATGCGCAGTTTGAGTATGCTGCCAGAGGGGGTAATGTGAAAACTAAATATCCATGGGGTGGCCCGTATGTGCGGAATACCAAGGGCTGTATGCAGGCCAATTTTAAAGTGGGCAGGGGCAATTACTCTGACGACGGTGGTTTGTATACCGTTAACGTGAAGTCTTATTTCCCGAACGATTACGGCTTGTACAATATGGCAGGTAACGTAGCGGAGTGGACCATTACAGCATATAATCAGTCGGCCGCACCTATGCTGCTCGATTTTAACCCGAACTATACTTATTCTGCAAAGGCCGGCGACAGCAAATACATGAAACGTAAGGTTGTACGCGGTGGCTCCTGGAAAGACATCGGCTTCTTCCTGCAAAACGCTGTAGGTACTTACGAATATCAGGATCAGGCCAGATCGTACATCGGCTTCAGGTGTATCTCGGCTTATCCGGGCACTGATATTACTTATCGAAACTAA
- a CDS encoding pirin family protein, translating to MKKKSSFSTQGRRADIGDLQIYRILANRYADAVGPFVFLDHIVPQAQTRVNEEGTGAHPHRGIATLTYILDGEDEHFDSAGNYAMVHSGGVQWMNAGNGIIHDETLNYDSQTDAKLIHAFQFWINLPAKIKAEKPGYMAIEGDRVPFKMLADGKSWIKVIAGSYEELESAIPNYSKQFLYHVRLAPGSGFTIGFQEKTEVAVYLPVSPASINDEKFNAGDFIEYDRTAGTIELQNDNEDACDFILFGGEPYLEPIFAEGPFVMNSKLEIAHAYRDYYNGDYGKINY from the coding sequence ATGAAAAAGAAAAGCAGTTTTTCAACGCAGGGTCGTAGAGCCGACATTGGCGACCTGCAGATATACCGGATACTTGCCAACAGATATGCTGATGCGGTGGGTCCTTTCGTCTTTTTGGATCACATTGTTCCACAGGCCCAGACCAGGGTTAATGAGGAAGGAACCGGCGCACATCCACATCGGGGCATCGCTACGCTGACTTATATCCTCGACGGCGAGGATGAGCATTTCGATAGCGCCGGCAACTATGCCATGGTCCATTCGGGCGGTGTGCAATGGATGAATGCCGGTAATGGTATCATTCACGATGAAACGTTAAACTATGACTCCCAAACGGATGCCAAGCTGATCCATGCGTTTCAATTCTGGATTAACCTGCCTGCTAAAATAAAAGCCGAAAAGCCGGGTTATATGGCTATCGAAGGCGACCGGGTTCCGTTCAAGATGCTGGCGGATGGGAAGAGCTGGATTAAGGTGATCGCCGGTTCTTATGAAGAACTGGAATCGGCCATACCGAACTATTCGAAACAGTTTCTCTATCATGTCCGCCTGGCACCTGGTTCCGGCTTTACGATCGGGTTTCAAGAAAAAACGGAGGTCGCTGTTTATCTGCCCGTTTCTCCTGCAAGCATCAACGACGAGAAGTTCAACGCAGGTGATTTCATAGAATATGACCGGACTGCCGGAACGATTGAACTGCAAAACGACAATGAGGACGCTTGCGACTTCATCTTATTTGGCGGTGAACCGTACCTCGAGCCGATCTTCGCGGAGGGTCCGTTTGTGATGAATTCCAAACTGGAGATCGCTCATGCCTACCGGGATTATTACAATGGGGATTACGGGAAGATCAATTACTAG
- a CDS encoding ATP-binding protein: MFQRPYINELTSRIKEPRKHIQVVMGPRQVGKTTLVTQLAKNLDIPSIFTSADAVAASDHVWLAQQWEVARQRMITSAQTEFLLIIDEIQKIPNWSETVKLLWDKDTREGRPLKVILLGSSRLLIQQGLTESLAGRFESTYMSHWSYTEMKNAFNWTVDQFIWFGGYPGSASLIFQEERWKNYINQSLIETSISKDILMLTRVDKPALMRRLFELGCLYSGQILSFTKILGQLQDAGNTVTLSHYLELLDTAGLLGGIEKYAADVIRKRSSSPKFQVHNNALISAQKNESFDEIRQDPKEWGRMVESAIGSHLVNSALTEGFSIFYWRERNDEIDFVLERRGKVVGLEVKSGNDQSNTGLSKFQQQFNPDKILMIGNSGLSVEEFLSFNPVTLF, translated from the coding sequence ATGTTTCAACGGCCTTATATTAACGAACTTACGTCAAGGATCAAAGAACCTAGAAAGCATATTCAGGTAGTAATGGGGCCTCGCCAGGTAGGTAAAACAACGTTAGTTACCCAACTTGCTAAAAATCTGGATATACCATCGATCTTTACTTCTGCCGATGCGGTTGCTGCATCAGATCATGTATGGCTTGCACAACAATGGGAAGTTGCCAGACAGCGAATGATAACTTCAGCGCAAACGGAGTTTCTATTGATAATTGACGAAATACAAAAGATACCTAACTGGAGCGAAACCGTTAAACTATTATGGGATAAGGATACACGCGAAGGCAGACCATTGAAAGTCATTTTACTCGGATCGTCCAGATTGTTGATTCAACAGGGATTAACGGAATCTTTGGCCGGTAGGTTTGAATCAACTTATATGTCACATTGGTCATATACTGAGATGAAGAATGCATTCAATTGGACGGTAGACCAGTTTATATGGTTTGGAGGTTATCCTGGATCTGCAAGTCTAATCTTTCAGGAAGAAAGATGGAAAAACTATATCAATCAATCTTTGATCGAAACCAGTATATCTAAAGATATTCTGATGCTCACAAGGGTAGACAAGCCGGCATTAATGAGGAGATTATTTGAACTTGGGTGTTTGTATTCCGGACAAATTCTTTCGTTTACCAAGATACTAGGTCAGTTGCAAGATGCCGGTAATACCGTTACCTTATCACACTATCTGGAATTATTAGACACAGCAGGTTTATTGGGAGGTATTGAGAAATACGCGGCAGACGTAATCCGAAAACGTTCATCAAGTCCCAAATTCCAGGTTCACAACAATGCTTTAATTAGCGCACAGAAAAATGAATCATTCGATGAAATCAGACAAGATCCGAAAGAATGGGGCAGAATGGTGGAATCGGCAATCGGTTCTCATCTGGTTAACAGTGCGCTTACTGAAGGCTTCAGTATATTTTACTGGAGGGAACGCAATGACGAGATTGATTTTGTGCTCGAACGCCGAGGCAAAGTAGTTGGATTAGAAGTAAAAAGTGGCAATGATCAGTCGAATACAGGTTTAAGTAAATTTCAGCAACAATTTAACCCCGATAAAATATTAATGATTGGTAATAGCGGACTGAGTGTTGAAGAATTTCTATCCTTTAATCCCGTTACTTTATTTTAA